Genomic DNA from Prunus persica cultivar Lovell chromosome G1, Prunus_persica_NCBIv2, whole genome shotgun sequence:
AATTAGCTGCAatgtactttttcttttttacatgCTGCTTTCTATTCGCTCTGTTCCAACAAAGTGCTTCAAGTATCCTTCAGTTACAAATGTTTACAAAATCGTGCCCCTAATAACCAGAACCAAAAAGTGGGTACTGCTGAAAATCATTACTGCTAAGGGAAACAACAGCTGGCTGCTGGAAGTGCTGCATTAGCCTGTGATATAATCAATGAATCTCtgttaaaacataattcaCCCTAAACTACCCATTTTACATGGTAAAAGTCATTGCTTCTTCACATAACTCAAAATTTCATACTTTATCAAATGTCTATGAAAATTTCTAAATAGGGAGAAGACGTAAAATTAACATGTGTCCAAATTTCATGCaagaatgaaaccaagcaaattttcatttcaattaccAGTGGACATAGTAAGACCTCATCGGTggacatgaacaaaaaaacaataataatcaaaaACTGAATCTATAAAACTTCACCTGATCATTAATCTTCATAACAACCGGATTTCGTCTAATAGAAACATAAATCATTCAATTGGTCCGTGCATCCTGTCAAATTCGTCGAATAATGGGTCACTACGATCTATTGGAGTTGATTCGTCATTGTTCGACGGTGATGTCCTGCATAAACATCAAACACAAGCACATAAAAAATTTTcctattcaaattttagatgttATTATAAATAGTGTTAGCATCTTACGGTGTGTTCAAATTTCTTGGGCATTGTCTTCTATCATGACCAATGTGTCCACACTCTCGACAGTGTCTAATCCCTCGCTtcattgccttttcctttgctcCCGTTACTCCTTTCGACCTTCCTTTGCACCTCACTCTCTTAGGGTCTTTCAtatattgtgtttgagagCTGGACCCTCCAACTTCGTTATTACTTGGTCCATccttcaacaacttcaacttcacctGCAAACTTTTTAGAGTCTCTGACAGTAGCTCACATCCTTCTTCACTCATTAATGCATCCTCAACCACATCTGAAGCAAGTCGAGACATTGTACACCGCTTTATTAAAAGACCAGGATCTGCACAGTCTTTAATTTCGTTGCCATTTGCATCTGACACCAATCCAGATTTCGCAGTTTTCTTCCacctcttcaaaatatatttatcggGCATATATTCAATCTGGTCCCTTCTGAACAATGCTAGGATGTGCTTGCaaataattccaacaaattcaaatcttttgCAGCTACACGATGCGTGGTCAGAATCTTTGACATATACGACTTCTGCtcttgtttcccaatttttcctttcgcTCACGTTAAAGACAACTTTAGAAGCATCCTCTGTTTTGAGCTCTAGGAAACATGCTGTACTTTGTATTAGTTCTTGctcaaacttttgaaacattgtccttgtgtacaaggtagccatttgtttgttcattggcATCGGTAGAATACATTGAGCCACTTCAAATGCATCTACGTGATCAGCAACTAACTCCTTTTCACATTGATGAGAAAGTGCCCTCTCAAATCGTATTATGAAATCCATCAACGAATTTCTCCTTGATATGtattgcttgaaaaaaccatgagAACCTTCTGCTCTTTGGCTGCTTGACATTCCAGCGGCAAAAAATTGTCGTGCGTAGGCTGGAACCCAAGATTCCCttaaatcaaacattgaaCTTAGCCATGGATGGTCAGTCAAACCAGCCTTTGTAAccacaatattccattttgCATCAAACTCATCCTTATTGTCAGTATCCCATATGGCTTTCTGAAATTCACGCCAATACTCTTTATAAGCAGAATGTGGTAACTTAACAGAGAACTTTGATGTGATGTGCCATATGCAAAGTCGATGAAATGTAGTCGGGAAGGCTATTGAAATCGCTATGGCCATTGCCGCATCTTGATCTGTAATGATGGTTTTAGGTTCGCCACCTGGCATGACTTTCTTAAACTCctcaaacatccaaacaaacgACTCAGTCGTTTCCTTGCTCAAAAATGCGCATGCTAAGACAATTGTCTGACCATGGTTATTAACTCCCAACATTGGTGTAAATGTCAAGTCGTATCGATTCGTGTTGAATGTGGTATCGGATACAACAACATCTCCATAAAACCCATACGCCCGTCTAGAAGTTGCATATGCCCAAAAACATCGACTAAACCTGTCATGGCCATCTCCCtcaatcttgaaataaaaagcctcattttttttctgttcagccATAAAATACTCGGTCACTAGTTCAACATCGTGGTTCCTCAGCTTCCCATTCACACTACATTCAAGATTGTAGAtatcttttttgataaaaccGATTTTATCCATTCCTCCGGATTGCACCTCGAAAATACTTACCTTCTGATGAATGGGAATATTAACTGAACCCAACTGTTTTGTGAGTACTTTTGtagaatctgaaatatgacGGTGTGATCTcaataaatgcattctttctgAGGGTGTCATCTTATGATTGTGTCCCTCTGCAAAAAGAGAGATGGTATACTTCTTGCTCCCATTTGTCTTCACAACCACAATCTTAGCTTTGCAATTGCATCTACTTATTCCccattgtttttttctctcctgAGTTTCATCTCTCCTGTATGCACCTTGTTTgcaacatacaaattctttcctcaaaatctctttcttatttttcccccaaaagcTGGAATGAAGTCGAATACCAAAGCCAGCCAAGAATGCATATctattatagaaattgtaaacgaGGTCAAGCGAGTCGAACTTCATCCCAACTGCTGGtgtttcctcatttcttaCTTCAGGAATATAAACCCTCCCATTAGCTGTTGCACATTCATCACTCTCTGAGCCCCCAGACATTTTATCTACGTATATTATTGATCCACTTCTATATTACTGTATAGCaaatattaattcattaatcagTCATTACTGCATCATAACATATCAATGCATTCCACTTACACAAAACATTGcccaaattgacacaaaatacGCATAGCCTAACTTCCGATTACACAAAATGCAAGCAAAATTCAATAATAGTTACGTCATCTCTTGTGAAAtaatctggaaaaaataacattagaaccaacatgttcaactaagaacacaaatgtAATTCAAACCACCAATTACAGAACTTCATCCAATATCCTCTCCAAATGCTTACTCCTAATGTCATTAAGCCTAAGTTTAGGATCTTTTAcctacatttcataattttccacccccaccaaaaacaatcaactaagtatattgaatattcataaGGAAATGACACATTA
This window encodes:
- the LOC109946841 gene encoding protein FAR1-RELATED SEQUENCE 5-like, giving the protein MDKIGFIKKDIYNLECSVNGKLRNHDVELVTEYFMAEQKKNEAFYFKIEGDGHDRFSRCFWAYATSRRAYGFYGDVVVSDTTFNTNRYDLTFTPMLGVNNHGQTIVLACAFLSKETTESFVWMFEEFKKVMPGGEPKTIITDQDAAMAIAISIAFPTTFHRLCIWHITSKFSVKLPHSAYKEYWREFQKAIWDTDNKDEFDAKWNIVVTKAGLTDHPWLSSMFDLRESWVPAYARQFFAAGMSSSQRAEGSHGFFKQYISRRNSLMDFIIRFERALSHQCEKELVADHVDAFEVAQSCFLELKTEDASKVVFNVSERKNWETRAEVVYVKDSDHASCSCKRFEFVGIICKHILALFRRDQIEYMPDKYILKRWKKTAKSGLVSDANGNEIKDCADPGLLIKRCTMSRLASDVVEDALMSEEGCELLSETLKSLQVKLKLLKDGPSNNEVGGSSSQTQYMKDPKRVRCKGRSKGVTGAKEKAMKRGIRHCRECGHIGHDRRQCPRNLNTPTSPSNNDESTPIDRSDPLFDEFDRMHGPIE